One region of Streptomyces davaonensis JCM 4913 genomic DNA includes:
- a CDS encoding acyl-CoA dehydrogenase family protein: protein MRATTAEGRLRIRTDELERALAPLGTGALKGESLARAERLLDDHEFGAEFVPVEYGGRLERIDGLGRVVRPACRRDLSLGFGYGLNCYFAATPVWTAGDAAQREWTAALLLGGGRIAVARPAVAHANDFVRDEFALVKGDGRRRLDGAKTAVLNYARARGLTVIAGTEDGTHEVLLIDREILPEGSLRTLHRYRTVGLDGCEFGGLEFSGCPVPDEAVVGEAGQGMGLAVRCSVVTRALLPSVLIAAADTVLRTAIRFAVETRGEDPYGPLKSTYGREVLTGALLDLLISDSIALAAARGLHLLPDRVSACAAAAAYTVPKLLQDSAHDLSTVLGEAYFDAKGPYGAFGRMARDLPLLAQGHAGTAARQAMLVAQLPQLARESWLVDDAPPATLLRPWEDLPPADLGAVTPAGTSDPIVPILGACSGVGGELGELVTAFLGELRTLRGRFAKITPGDGLSTPDTLALTDRYALVCAAAASLGVWREHRDARPGTFLADPAWITGALHRLGALLGLDIPKAPQEALEGRLFDAVLERYEQHRSYDLYETDLAES from the coding sequence GTGCGTGCGACCACGGCCGAGGGACGGCTCCGGATCCGTACGGACGAACTGGAGCGTGCGCTGGCCCCCTTAGGGACCGGTGCGCTCAAGGGCGAGTCGCTCGCACGGGCCGAACGGCTGCTGGACGACCATGAGTTCGGCGCCGAGTTCGTGCCGGTGGAGTACGGCGGGCGGCTGGAGCGGATCGACGGGCTCGGCCGCGTGGTGCGGCCCGCCTGCCGACGGGATCTCTCGCTCGGGTTCGGATACGGGCTCAACTGCTACTTCGCCGCCACGCCCGTGTGGACCGCGGGCGATGCGGCGCAGCGGGAATGGACCGCGGCACTGCTGCTCGGCGGTGGCCGGATCGCCGTCGCCCGGCCCGCCGTCGCGCACGCCAACGACTTCGTGCGCGACGAGTTCGCGCTCGTCAAGGGCGATGGCCGGCGGCGCCTGGACGGCGCCAAGACCGCCGTGCTCAACTACGCCCGCGCCCGCGGTCTCACCGTCATCGCCGGCACCGAGGACGGCACGCACGAAGTGCTGCTGATCGACCGCGAGATCCTGCCCGAGGGTTCCCTGCGCACCCTCCACCGCTACCGGACGGTCGGCCTGGACGGCTGCGAGTTCGGCGGCCTGGAGTTCAGCGGCTGCCCCGTGCCCGACGAGGCCGTGGTGGGCGAGGCGGGCCAGGGCATGGGCCTGGCCGTACGCTGCTCGGTCGTCACCCGCGCGCTGCTGCCCTCGGTGCTGATCGCCGCCGCCGACACCGTGCTGCGCACGGCCATCCGGTTCGCCGTCGAGACCCGGGGCGAGGACCCCTACGGCCCGCTGAAGTCGACGTACGGGCGCGAGGTGCTGACCGGTGCCCTGCTGGACCTGCTGATCAGCGACAGCATCGCCCTGGCCGCCGCACGTGGCCTGCATCTGCTGCCCGATCGGGTCAGCGCCTGCGCCGCGGCCGCCGCCTACACCGTGCCCAAGCTCCTCCAGGACTCCGCGCACGATCTGTCCACCGTGCTGGGCGAGGCGTACTTCGACGCCAAGGGCCCCTACGGTGCCTTCGGGCGGATGGCGCGCGATCTGCCGCTGCTGGCCCAGGGCCACGCGGGCACCGCCGCCCGCCAGGCCATGCTGGTCGCCCAACTGCCGCAGCTGGCACGGGAGTCCTGGCTGGTGGACGACGCGCCGCCGGCCACGCTTCTGCGGCCCTGGGAAGACCTGCCGCCCGCCGATCTCGGCGCCGTGACGCCCGCCGGGACCTCCGACCCCATCGTCCCGATCCTGGGCGCCTGTTCCGGCGTCGGCGGCGAGCTGGGCGAGCTGGTCACCGCCTTCCTCGGAGAACTCCGCACGCTGCGCGGACGGTTCGCCAAAATCACCCCCGGCGACGGGCTCTCCACCCCGGACACCCTCGCCCTCACCGACCGCTACGCCCTGGTCTGCGCCGCGGCGGCCAGCCTCGGCGTCTGGCGTGAACACCGCGACGCCCGGCCCGGCACCTTCCTCGCCGACCCGGCGTGGATCACCGGGGC
- a CDS encoding acyltransferase domain-containing protein encodes MPPVALLLPGAGAQYPAMAYGLYRYEPAFTTAMDTVLGLMGQTGERLYRLWSSGARLRTVAEVHPLLFAVCHALSETVRDRGLRPGAVLGQSVGELVAAVQTGVLPLTDAVRLVAVQAEALAGAPAGGALAVAAAPPAVSPFLRGGTVVAASNGPGQTIVSGSEFGLAATRRALEGAGLTWMRVQVPAGLHGPLVAEACRDTLPAFEESAYTIPHTPLLSGCAGGRPEPERAVDPEFWALQPSRPVLLDAALAQLTTVGALLCAEVGPGHGLAVQARRHGHRAVSLLDGCMGAPHEERDRLRQALDCLVLGDPTERAPRADDGPRASVAWLRPPGGGSA; translated from the coding sequence GTGCCGCCGGTCGCGCTGCTCCTGCCCGGAGCGGGAGCTCAGTACCCCGCCATGGCCTATGGCCTGTACCGGTACGAGCCCGCCTTCACCACGGCCATGGACACGGTCCTGGGGCTGATGGGTCAAACCGGTGAACGGTTGTACCGACTGTGGTCGTCCGGTGCGCGGTTGCGCACCGTGGCCGAGGTGCATCCGCTGCTGTTCGCGGTCTGCCACGCGCTCAGCGAGACGGTTCGGGATCGAGGACTGCGCCCCGGCGCGGTCCTCGGTCAAAGTGTCGGCGAGCTGGTCGCCGCTGTCCAGACCGGGGTGCTGCCTCTCACGGACGCGGTGCGGCTGGTCGCGGTGCAGGCCGAGGCGTTGGCCGGGGCGCCGGCGGGTGGGGCGCTCGCCGTCGCCGCGGCACCGCCCGCGGTCTCGCCCTTTCTCCGGGGCGGGACGGTGGTGGCCGCGAGCAACGGGCCGGGGCAGACCATCGTGTCCGGCTCGGAGTTCGGCCTCGCCGCCACCCGGCGCGCGCTGGAGGGAGCGGGGCTGACCTGGATGCGGGTCCAGGTGCCCGCGGGACTGCACGGCCCGCTGGTGGCCGAGGCCTGCCGGGACACCTTGCCGGCCTTCGAGGAGTCCGCGTACACCATCCCCCATACACCGCTGCTGTCCGGGTGCGCGGGCGGTCGTCCGGAGCCGGAGCGCGCGGTCGACCCCGAGTTCTGGGCGCTGCAACCCTCGCGTCCGGTGCTGCTGGACGCCGCCCTTGCCCAACTGACCACGGTGGGCGCCCTGTTGTGCGCCGAGGTCGGGCCGGGACACGGGCTCGCCGTGCAGGCCCGGCGGCACGGCCATCGGGCGGTCTCGCTGCTGGACGGCTGCATGGGCGCGCCGCACGAGGAACGGGACCGCCTGCGACAGGCGCTGGACTGCCTGGTGCTCGGCGATCCCACGGAACGGGCGCCCCGGGCCGACGACGGTCCCCGCGCGTCGGTAGCATGGTTACGGCCGCCGGGCGGGGGGTCGGCCTAG
- a CDS encoding AfsR/SARP family transcriptional regulator: MDIEVLGACRVMQTGKSVVPSAVKPRKVLAVLALNPDRPVSVGMLVEEVWGETPPPSVATTLQTYILQLRNLITSAIGGPSPDMPLGAKSVLVTQPGGYLLDTQGGSVDVREYERLSGGGHRALEKGDYEAAADLFRKALSLWRGPALADVECGRVLDVEVTRLEESRMGILCRRIEADLLLGRHHEIIGELFGLAARHPLHEGIHLQLMLALYRAGRRTTALEVYQRLRDVLAGELGLDPSYELQSLQGALLDSSSELRLDQPLSLFRVRAPGRY, from the coding sequence ATGGACATCGAAGTGCTCGGCGCATGCAGAGTGATGCAGACCGGCAAGTCTGTGGTGCCTTCCGCGGTCAAGCCACGCAAGGTTCTCGCGGTACTGGCCCTCAACCCTGACCGTCCCGTCTCCGTCGGGATGCTGGTGGAGGAGGTCTGGGGCGAGACCCCACCGCCCAGCGTGGCAACGACCCTACAGACGTACATACTTCAACTTCGGAACCTTATCACCTCCGCCATCGGAGGCCCATCGCCTGATATGCCTCTGGGCGCGAAAAGTGTGCTCGTGACCCAGCCCGGCGGGTATCTGCTGGACACCCAGGGCGGTTCTGTCGACGTCCGGGAGTACGAGCGGCTCTCCGGCGGCGGCCATCGGGCCCTGGAGAAGGGGGACTACGAGGCGGCGGCGGACCTGTTCCGCAAGGCCCTGTCGCTGTGGCGCGGTCCCGCGCTCGCCGATGTGGAGTGCGGACGGGTCCTCGACGTCGAGGTGACCCGCCTGGAGGAGTCCCGAATGGGCATACTGTGCCGCCGTATCGAGGCGGACCTGCTCCTCGGGCGCCATCACGAGATCATCGGGGAGCTGTTCGGGCTCGCGGCCCGGCATCCGCTGCACGAGGGGATTCACCTCCAGTTGATGCTGGCCCTGTACCGGGCCGGGCGGCGGACCACGGCGCTGGAGGTCTACCAGCGGCTGCGCGATGTGCTCGCCGGTGAGCTCGGGCTCGATCCGAGCTACGAACTCCAGTCGCTCCAGGGGGCGTTGCTCGACTCCTCCTCCGAACTACGGCTGGACCAGCCGCTCTCGCTCTTCAGAGTGCGAGCGCCGGGCCGGTACTGA
- a CDS encoding fatty acyl-AMP ligase, with the protein MEAADPSREAFSFVGAESTPSRDEGSGSPVRTLTYGELDRQARQLAAWLQSQGGAAQRVLLPNCEGPLQIAALLGCFYAGATAVPCPSPLDGGRNVRRLTAIAKDADVSLALADSAVAAELSRLFAGSDLVCLAADRAALPDPEDWRPTVAADEDIALIQYTSGSVTQVKGVLISQRNLLAGQEAITRALGTDEHSVIGGWLPPYHDMGLVGQLLHPLHLGARGVLMPAATFAARPLSWLRMIERYGVTVSGGPDYAYDMCVRAATDEEVERLGLSSWQVAVNGAEPVREPTMAAFAERFAPAGFRPETFYPAYGLAEATLLVTGGSPGRLPVERAVDSIALAAGRLAAPRGGTLSRTLVGVGRPYGVELRIVDPETRQVLEPGRVGEIWIRGESVAPGYWRRRAETEESFGAVTSAHDGSFLRSGDLGAVDDHGELFVIGRLKEGVVVNGVDVAPEDIETSVQGLNPKFGVTAAVTTGPERDRLIVIQEVRENGLLDGELPSLAEAVQTHLDGEFGIPDAVILLVRQGVVRRTTSGKLQRSAMRGLLRSGGIRPLYPQVPVFQADLSPS; encoded by the coding sequence ATGGAGGCGGCGGATCCCAGCCGCGAAGCCTTCAGCTTCGTCGGCGCCGAGTCAACCCCGAGCCGTGACGAGGGGTCGGGATCGCCGGTCCGGACTCTGACGTACGGTGAACTCGACCGGCAGGCACGGCAGTTGGCGGCCTGGCTCCAGTCGCAGGGCGGTGCGGCACAGCGCGTGCTGCTGCCGAACTGCGAAGGACCGCTGCAAATCGCCGCGTTGCTCGGCTGCTTCTACGCCGGGGCGACCGCGGTGCCCTGTCCGTCCCCGCTGGACGGCGGGCGCAATGTCCGTCGGCTGACCGCCATCGCCAAGGACGCCGATGTGTCCCTGGCGCTCGCGGACTCCGCCGTGGCGGCCGAGCTGTCCCGGCTCTTCGCGGGCAGTGACCTGGTGTGCCTCGCGGCGGACCGGGCCGCGCTGCCCGACCCGGAGGACTGGCGGCCGACGGTCGCGGCGGACGAGGACATCGCCCTCATCCAGTACACGTCCGGCTCGGTGACCCAGGTCAAGGGCGTCCTGATCAGCCAGCGGAACCTGCTGGCCGGACAGGAGGCCATCACCCGGGCGCTCGGGACGGACGAGCACTCGGTGATCGGGGGCTGGCTGCCGCCGTACCACGACATGGGTCTGGTGGGGCAGTTGCTGCATCCGCTGCACCTCGGGGCCCGGGGTGTGCTGATGCCCGCCGCCACCTTCGCCGCCCGGCCGCTGAGCTGGCTGCGGATGATCGAGCGGTACGGCGTCACGGTGTCCGGCGGCCCTGACTACGCGTACGACATGTGTGTCCGCGCGGCCACGGACGAGGAGGTCGAGCGGCTCGGTCTGTCCTCGTGGCAGGTCGCCGTCAACGGCGCCGAACCCGTGCGGGAGCCCACCATGGCCGCCTTCGCGGAGCGGTTCGCCCCGGCCGGGTTCCGGCCCGAGACCTTCTATCCGGCGTACGGGCTCGCCGAGGCGACCCTGCTGGTGACGGGCGGCAGCCCCGGGCGGCTCCCGGTGGAGCGTGCGGTGGACAGCATCGCGCTCGCCGCCGGCCGGCTGGCCGCACCGCGGGGCGGCACGCTCAGTCGGACCCTGGTCGGCGTGGGGCGGCCGTACGGGGTGGAGTTACGTATCGTCGACCCGGAGACCCGGCAGGTGCTGGAGCCGGGGCGGGTGGGCGAGATCTGGATCCGGGGCGAGAGCGTGGCGCCGGGTTACTGGCGGCGCCGGGCCGAGACCGAGGAAAGTTTCGGAGCGGTCACCTCCGCCCATGACGGATCGTTTTTGCGCAGTGGCGACCTGGGTGCCGTGGACGATCACGGCGAGCTGTTCGTGATCGGACGGCTCAAGGAGGGCGTCGTTGTCAACGGGGTCGATGTAGCGCCGGAGGACATCGAGACCTCGGTCCAGGGCCTGAACCCCAAGTTCGGGGTCACGGCGGCCGTCACCACGGGGCCGGAGCGTGACCGGCTCATCGTGATCCAGGAAGTGCGCGAGAACGGCCTCCTCGACGGTGAACTGCCGTCGCTCGCCGAGGCCGTACAGACCCATCTCGACGGGGAGTTCGGGATCCCCGACGCCGTCATCCTGCTCGTCCGGCAGGGCGTGGTACGGCGTACGACCAGTGGCAAGCTCCAGCGCTCGGCCATGCGCGGGCTGCTGCGGAGTGGCGGGATACGGCCCCTCTATCCGCAAGTACCCGTGTTCCAGGCCGACTTGAGTCCGAGTTGA
- a CDS encoding acyl-CoA dehydrogenase family protein, protein MSGSLLSPTDTSGAVRQATELAARHASDADLARRLPGEVVDALVAAGFARHFVPARWGGRAGGFTELLDSVSTVGEGCTSAAWIATVTAGAARMGACLPEEGQSELWSGGADTVVVGALNPTGKAVPVAGGWRLTGQWPLVSGVDFADWTLVCAMAPRHEREEARFFAVPRHDYRVADTWFNVGMRATGSNTLISDGAFVPEHRSVAREDIWRGRAVGSAARCHTAPLRSISGTLFAAPALGAARAAVRAWSARMVGRPGPAAQGVLARAEGDIEGAALLLHRVARTADDGTGDAHERTRAPRDCALAADHLVDAVERLFRSAGSGAQAEADPLQRIWRDVHCVASHAALRFETAGIAHGGQLLGAG, encoded by the coding sequence ATGTCCGGCTCGTTACTCTCCCCCACCGACACGTCCGGCGCGGTACGGCAGGCCACCGAACTGGCCGCCCGGCACGCCTCGGACGCGGACCTCGCTCGGCGACTGCCCGGCGAGGTGGTGGACGCTCTGGTCGCGGCGGGGTTCGCCCGGCACTTCGTGCCGGCCCGCTGGGGCGGACGGGCCGGCGGTTTCACGGAGTTGCTCGACTCGGTGTCCACGGTGGGCGAGGGCTGCACCTCGGCCGCCTGGATCGCCACGGTCACCGCCGGGGCCGCCCGGATGGGGGCCTGCCTGCCGGAGGAAGGACAGAGCGAGCTCTGGTCGGGCGGCGCCGACACCGTCGTCGTGGGAGCGCTCAACCCCACCGGGAAGGCCGTGCCGGTCGCCGGCGGCTGGCGGCTCACCGGTCAGTGGCCGCTGGTCAGCGGGGTGGACTTCGCCGACTGGACGCTGGTCTGCGCGATGGCACCCCGGCACGAGCGGGAGGAGGCCCGGTTCTTCGCCGTGCCGCGCCACGACTACCGGGTCGCGGACACCTGGTTCAACGTCGGCATGCGGGCGACCGGCAGCAACACCCTGATCTCGGACGGGGCGTTCGTCCCCGAGCACCGGTCCGTCGCGCGCGAGGACATCTGGCGCGGGCGGGCCGTCGGCTCCGCCGCGCGCTGCCACACCGCACCGCTGCGGTCGATCAGCGGCACCCTGTTCGCCGCCCCCGCGCTAGGTGCGGCCCGCGCGGCCGTGCGGGCCTGGTCGGCGCGCATGGTGGGCAGGCCGGGCCCGGCGGCGCAGGGCGTACTGGCCCGCGCCGAGGGTGACATCGAGGGCGCGGCCCTGCTGCTGCACCGGGTGGCGCGCACCGCCGACGACGGTACCGGCGACGCGCACGAGCGCACCCGGGCACCGCGGGACTGCGCGCTGGCCGCGGACCACCTCGTCGACGCGGTGGAGCGGCTCTTCCGCTCGGCGGGCTCCGGCGCCCAGGCCGAGGCCGACCCGCTCCAGCGGATCTGGCGCGATGTGCACTGCGTGGCCAGCCATGCCGCCCTGCGCTTCGAGACCGCGGGCATCGCGCACGGCGGTCAGTTGCTGGGCGCCGGCTGA
- a CDS encoding nuclear transport factor 2 family protein, whose protein sequence is MTELHGETAPPPTGPFADPALYTEITQFYAWHMALMDEGEPDAWADAYTEDAVFEEPGRTNVLRGREAIRASITKRTAELAAAGTVMRHWMSNLAVTPQPDGTLRATYYSLAMRAPRGERPDIFAHVVCRDALVREGERWLIRHRHVGIDALEK, encoded by the coding sequence GTGACCGAGTTGCACGGAGAAACCGCTCCACCTCCCACCGGCCCGTTCGCCGATCCCGCCCTCTACACCGAGATCACCCAGTTCTACGCCTGGCACATGGCGCTGATGGACGAGGGCGAGCCGGACGCCTGGGCCGACGCCTACACCGAGGATGCCGTCTTCGAGGAACCGGGGCGGACCAATGTGCTGCGCGGCCGGGAGGCCATCCGGGCCTCGATCACCAAGCGCACGGCGGAACTCGCCGCGGCCGGCACCGTCATGCGGCACTGGATGAGCAACCTGGCCGTCACCCCGCAGCCGGACGGAACGCTGCGCGCCACGTACTACTCGCTGGCGATGCGGGCGCCCCGGGGCGAGCGGCCCGACATCTTCGCCCATGTCGTCTGCCGGGACGCGCTGGTCCGGGAGGGCGAGCGCTGGCTCATACGGCATCGGCACGTCGGCATCGACGCCTTGGAGAAGTGA
- a CDS encoding LLM class flavin-dependent oxidoreductase encodes MRIGIVFFPTVGPADKPAAQYFDECLRLVDLAEELGYDHVKIVEHYFFTYGGYSPDATTFLAAAAGRTRRVRLGTSATIPAFQHPVKLAGKLAMLDNLSGGRLDAAFGRAFLPDEFEAFGIPIDESRRRFTENVAAIQKLWAEEDVVWDGEFHRFGPVTLLPRPVQQPHPPVFVTTAQSLDSVADAARLGHHLQTVPNAMSREGLEERLSLFRAQWAGADEPRIHLSYPTVVNEDPEYARKAGRADDEANTASFRTAVESWRKVSSEAYPGYGKLAEKLARGADFDAKVGENKLLVGTPDAVRGQLETIAEWYGDDVTLSLGVHSGHLSFEDAATTLRLLAEKVLPGLFPLQAA; translated from the coding sequence ATGCGGATCGGAATCGTCTTCTTTCCCACTGTGGGCCCGGCCGACAAACCGGCCGCACAGTATTTCGACGAGTGCCTGCGATTAGTGGACCTGGCGGAGGAACTGGGCTACGACCACGTCAAGATAGTCGAGCACTACTTCTTCACCTACGGCGGTTACAGCCCCGACGCCACGACATTCCTCGCGGCCGCCGCGGGCCGGACCCGACGCGTCAGGCTCGGGACCAGCGCCACCATTCCGGCATTCCAGCACCCCGTGAAACTGGCCGGGAAACTCGCCATGCTCGACAATCTCTCCGGCGGACGGCTCGATGCCGCCTTCGGACGGGCCTTCCTGCCCGATGAGTTCGAGGCGTTCGGCATTCCGATCGACGAGAGCCGGCGGCGCTTCACCGAGAATGTCGCGGCCATTCAGAAGCTGTGGGCCGAGGAAGACGTCGTATGGGACGGGGAGTTCCACAGGTTCGGCCCCGTCACCCTGCTGCCGCGGCCGGTGCAGCAGCCGCATCCGCCCGTCTTCGTGACCACCGCGCAGAGCCTGGACTCCGTCGCCGACGCCGCCCGGCTCGGCCACCACCTCCAGACGGTGCCCAACGCCATGTCCCGGGAAGGTCTTGAGGAGCGGCTGAGTCTCTTCCGCGCACAGTGGGCGGGGGCGGACGAACCGCGGATCCACCTCAGCTATCCGACCGTGGTGAACGAGGACCCCGAGTACGCGCGCAAGGCGGGGCGGGCGGACGACGAGGCGAACACGGCGTCGTTCCGGACCGCGGTCGAGTCCTGGCGGAAGGTGTCGAGCGAGGCGTATCCCGGCTACGGCAAGCTGGCCGAGAAGCTGGCCCGGGGCGCCGACTTCGACGCGAAGGTGGGCGAGAACAAACTGCTGGTCGGCACTCCGGACGCGGTCCGGGGCCAGTTGGAGACCATCGCCGAGTGGTACGGCGACGACGTCACCCTCAGCCTCGGCGTCCACTCGGGCCATCTGTCCTTCGAGGACGCGGCCACCACCCTGCGTCTGCTGGCCGAGAAGGTGCTGCCCGGACTGTTCCCGCTCCAGGCGGCCTGA
- the rfbB gene encoding dTDP-glucose 4,6-dehydratase codes for MRILVTGGAGFIGSNFVRNLLSGHYPKIPNPKVTVLDALTYSGTLTNLRPVADHPGFTFVQGDIRDVELVDSVVPGQDAVVHFAAESHVDRSIHGALPFVTTNVTGTAVLLDAARAHGTGRFVHVSTDEVYGSIPTGSWREDQPLAPNSPYAASKAGSDLLALSYHRTHGLDVVVTRCSNNYGPHQFPEKVIPLFVTRLLAGQDVPLYGDGGNVRDWLHVDDHCAGIELALRGGRAGQVYHIGGGTELTNRELTGLLLGACGAGWERVRAVEDRKGHDRRYSLAIGKIQEELGYRPSIPFAQGLAATVDWYRDNASWWEPLLDRAALGV; via the coding sequence ATGAGGATTCTCGTCACCGGCGGCGCCGGTTTCATCGGCTCCAATTTCGTGCGAAATCTGCTCTCGGGACATTATCCAAAGATCCCGAATCCGAAAGTAACGGTACTGGACGCCCTCACCTACTCGGGCACGCTCACCAATCTTCGGCCGGTGGCGGACCATCCCGGATTCACGTTCGTCCAGGGAGACATCCGCGATGTGGAACTGGTCGACTCCGTGGTGCCCGGCCAGGACGCGGTGGTGCACTTCGCCGCCGAGTCCCACGTCGACCGCTCGATCCACGGGGCGCTGCCCTTCGTCACGACGAACGTGACCGGCACCGCCGTCCTGCTCGACGCCGCGCGGGCGCATGGCACCGGCCGCTTCGTCCATGTCTCCACGGACGAGGTGTACGGCTCCATCCCGACCGGCTCCTGGCGCGAGGACCAGCCGCTCGCCCCCAACTCGCCCTACGCCGCGAGCAAGGCGGGCTCGGATCTGCTGGCCCTCTCCTACCACCGCACCCACGGCCTGGACGTGGTGGTGACCCGCTGCTCCAACAACTACGGGCCGCACCAGTTCCCGGAGAAGGTCATCCCGCTCTTCGTGACCCGGCTGCTGGCCGGACAGGATGTCCCGCTCTACGGCGACGGCGGCAACGTACGCGACTGGCTGCACGTCGACGACCACTGCGCCGGGATCGAGCTGGCCCTGCGCGGGGGCCGGGCCGGGCAGGTCTACCACATCGGCGGCGGCACCGAGCTGACCAACCGTGAGCTGACCGGACTGCTGCTCGGGGCCTGCGGCGCGGGCTGGGAGCGGGTGCGCGCGGTCGAGGACCGCAAGGGGCACGACCGCCGGTACTCGCTCGCCATCGGCAAGATCCAGGAGGAACTGGGCTACCGGCCCTCGATCCCCTTCGCACAGGGGCTCGCCGCCACCGTCGACTGGTACCGGGACAACGCGTCCTGGTGGGAGCCGCTGCTCGACCGGGCGGCGCTCGGCGTGTGA
- the rfbA gene encoding glucose-1-phosphate thymidylyltransferase RfbA, translated as MRGILLAGGTGSRLRPLTQAVSKQLMPVFNKPMIYYPLTTLINAGVQEILIITTPHEREQFERLLGDGSQWGLRLEYATQGRPEGIAQAFLIGAEFIGDEPVALILGDNIFHGVELGTQLRSRQDITGGWIFAHQVKDPTAYGVIEFDDQGRATSIEEKPERPKSPYAVPGLYFYDNDVVDIARKLRPSARGELEISDVNAEYIRRGRLRVTVLERGTAWLDTGTFTSLVEAGEFVRVLEARQRLMIGCVEEAAWRAGLIDDDRLAGLAEPLMQSGYGEYLLELLQPSAP; from the coding sequence ATGCGTGGCATACTTCTCGCCGGCGGGACGGGATCGCGATTACGGCCCCTCACCCAGGCGGTTTCCAAGCAGCTCATGCCAGTGTTCAACAAACCGATGATCTATTACCCGTTGACCACCCTCATCAATGCGGGTGTCCAGGAGATACTGATCATCACGACGCCCCACGAGCGGGAACAGTTCGAACGGCTTCTGGGCGACGGTTCACAATGGGGGCTCCGCCTGGAGTACGCCACTCAGGGCCGCCCCGAAGGAATCGCCCAGGCCTTCCTGATCGGTGCCGAGTTCATCGGTGACGAGCCGGTGGCCCTGATCCTGGGCGACAACATCTTCCACGGCGTCGAACTCGGCACCCAGCTGCGGTCCCGGCAGGACATCACCGGGGGCTGGATCTTCGCCCACCAGGTGAAGGACCCCACCGCGTACGGCGTGATCGAGTTCGACGACCAGGGCCGGGCGACCTCCATCGAGGAGAAGCCCGAGCGGCCCAAGTCCCCCTACGCGGTGCCGGGTCTGTACTTCTACGACAACGACGTGGTCGACATCGCCCGCAAGCTGCGCCCCTCCGCCCGGGGCGAGCTGGAGATCTCCGACGTCAACGCGGAGTACATTCGGCGCGGTCGGCTCCGGGTCACCGTGCTGGAGCGGGGCACCGCCTGGCTGGACACCGGCACCTTCACCTCCCTGGTGGAGGCCGGTGAGTTCGTCCGCGTCCTGGAGGCCCGCCAGCGGCTGATGATCGGCTGTGTGGAGGAGGCCGCCTGGCGTGCCGGGCTGATCGACGACGACCGGCTGGCGGGGCTCGCCGAGCCGCTGATGCAGAGCGGATACGGCGAGTATCTGCTCGAACTCCTCCAGCCGTCCGCCCCGTAG
- a CDS encoding dTDP-4-dehydrorhamnose 3,5-epimerase family protein encodes MKALSIEGLWEVTPQQHQDARGRFMEWYRFDHLAEAVGHPLDLRQANLAVSSLGVVRGIHFADVPPGQAKFVTCPAGAVLDVIVDCREGSPTFGKWEAVRLDGDTRKAVYISEGLGHGYCALTDEATVAYLCSAVYAPERERAVHPMDADLDIDWPALGEPRLSERDAGAPTLEQLGAEGLLPDYEACRRFTASLDAEAAAKGASA; translated from the coding sequence ATCAAGGCGCTGTCGATCGAGGGTCTGTGGGAGGTGACTCCCCAGCAGCACCAGGACGCCCGGGGCCGGTTCATGGAGTGGTACCGCTTCGACCACCTCGCCGAGGCGGTGGGGCATCCGCTGGACCTGCGCCAGGCGAACCTCGCGGTCTCCTCGCTCGGGGTGGTGCGCGGCATCCACTTCGCCGATGTGCCGCCCGGCCAGGCCAAGTTCGTGACCTGCCCCGCGGGCGCGGTGCTCGACGTCATCGTCGACTGCCGGGAGGGCTCTCCGACCTTCGGGAAGTGGGAGGCGGTGCGACTGGACGGCGACACCCGCAAGGCGGTGTACATCTCCGAGGGTCTGGGCCACGGCTACTGCGCGCTCACCGACGAGGCGACCGTCGCCTATCTCTGCTCGGCGGTCTACGCCCCCGAGCGGGAGCGGGCCGTCCACCCCATGGACGCCGACCTGGACATCGACTGGCCCGCGCTCGGCGAGCCGCGGCTGTCCGAGCGCGACGCGGGTGCGCCGACCCTCGAACAGCTCGGCGCGGAGGGCCTGTTGCCGGACTACGAGGCCTGTCGGCGCTTCACCGCGAGCCTGGACGCCGAGGCCGCCGCGAAGGGAGCCTCCGCATGA